One region of Cucurbita pepo subsp. pepo cultivar mu-cu-16 chromosome LG03, ASM280686v2, whole genome shotgun sequence genomic DNA includes:
- the LOC111791039 gene encoding probable histone H2B.3, whose protein sequence is MAPTKAEKKPAEKKPAEKTPASSEKKLKAEKKIAKDGGDKKKKKVKKSTETYKIYIFKVLKQVHPDIGISSKAMGIMNSFINDIFEKLAQEASKLARYNKKPTITSREIQTAVRLVLPGELAKHAVSEGTKAVTKFTSS, encoded by the coding sequence ATGGCGCCAACCAAAGCAGAAAAGAAGCCCGCAGAGAAAAAACCAGCCGAGAAGACCCCAGCTTCGTCGGAGAAGAAGCTTAAGGCCGAGAAGAAGATCGCTAAAGACGGCGGcgataagaagaagaagaaggtcaAAAAGAGCACCGAGACTTACAAGATCTATATCTTCAAGGTCTTGAAACAGGTTCATCCTGACATTGGGATCTCCAGCAAGGCCATGGGCATTATGAACAGTTTCATCAACGATATCTTTGAAAAACTTGCTCAAGAGGCTTCCAAGTTAGCGAGATATAACAAGAAGCCTACGATCACCTCACGCGAGATCCAGACCGCCGTTCGATTGGTGTTGCCTGGCGAGTTAGCGAAGCATGCCGTATCTGAGGGAACTAAGGCCGTAACCAAATTTACGAGCTCTTAG
- the LOC111790413 gene encoding uncharacterized protein LOC111790413, with the protein MDIPSVHQKLALLDVDGLDDLQSSLKEIDAALFSDLDGFFKKSLSLEDTQSSECKLAVNCCYNSNDRNKQKGLELPENNSANKRLSKSKSFPIPAVTSPPKESSDNEKKPQVATGDVSCNESMHQAFARSISLPAPVRLVSAMKGSRVQYYGESPKMTVTWAPDVYDPPQTSLCHSVKNNKKQQKSKNRKNGKKGQKGSNSSRGSGGGGGGGGGGRDKRQARKAASSDRYQKSFNPHESLVNTLNEYENFDDGSSDSHCGSIFLKTSLTKVHYSVTEAL; encoded by the exons ATGGATATTCCTTCCGTTCACCAGAAGTTGGCTCTCCTAGACGTGGACGGGTTGGATGATCTGCAATCGTCtttgaaagaaattgatgCTGCATTGTTTAGTGATCTTgatggattttttaaaaagtccTTGAGCCTTGAAGATACTCAAAGTTCAGAATGTAAACTCGCTGTGAATTGCTGCTATAATTCAAATgatagaaacaaacaaaaagggCTTGAACTTCCCGAGAACAACTCAGCTAATAAGCGTTTAAGCAAATCCAAGTCCTTCCCCATCCCTGCTGTAACATCCCCTCCTAAGGAATCTTCAGACAATGAGAAGAAACCACAAGTAGCGACGGGTGATGTGTCCTGTAATGAGTCTATGCATCAAGCCTTTGCAAGATCCATATCTTTACCT GCTCCTGTGAGGCTCGTATCTGCTATGAAAGGTAGCCGAGTACAATACTATGGGGAGTCGCCTAAGATGACTGTGACATGGGCTCCTGACGTGTACGATCCTCCTCAGACATCGTTGTGCCATAGTGtcaaaaacaacaagaaacaGCAGAAATCTAAGAACAGGAAGAATGGAAAGAAAGGACAGAAGGGCAGCAACTCTTCACGTGgaagtggtggtggtggtggtggtggtggtggtggtagGGACAAAAGGCAGGCTCGTAAAGCCGCTAGTTCTGATCGGTATCAAAAATCATTTAACCCTCACGAAAGTCTGGTTAATACTCTCAATGAGTATGAGAATTTCGACGATGGTAGCTCAGACTCTCACTGTGGAAGCATCTTCCTGAAGACATCGCTCACCAAGGTGCACTACTCTGTTACTGAAGCCTTGTGA
- the LOC111791006 gene encoding type I inositol polyphosphate 5-phosphatase 8 — MGMKRGKIFKSSWPRAVARKWLNFPADKQAFPSDFVAQERRKSCSDLDSCAVVPEDIGVERWSIEKTRGLRVNPSCSESLDLRMLVGTWNVGGKAPKEGLSLRDWLNSPTPIDIYVLGFQEIVPLNAGNVLGAEDSGPAAQWLSLIHQALNTDGIGSPTSNSQQQAPQKPRQSFSDLLALEDDNWSGETGMCTAGNKAMRRRQYCLAASKQMVGIFLCVWVEADLYKHVLNLKISSVGRGVMGFLGNKGSVSISMTLHGTSFCFVCTHLTSGEKEGDELKRNSDVTEILKKTRFSHSCRATSEAHPLPPETILDHDKVIWLGDLNYRLSTGCGETYELLRNNDWQALLEKDQLKLEQRAGRVFKGWEEGRIEFAPTYKYITNSDHYVALTSNSKPSKEKRRTPAWCDRILWRGLGMKQLWYVRGECRFSDHRPVYSLFSVRVDSAATNSIKPSIDAALPSLCAAAKIQAEELLLKAETIDTSLQ; from the exons ATGGGAATGAAGCGAGGGAAGATCTTTAAG TCGTCGTGGCCGAGGGCTGTTGCAAGGAAGTGGCTCAATTTTCCGGCCGATAAGCAAGCTTTTCCGTCCGATTTCGTTGCCCAAg AGAGGAGGAAGAGCTGCTCCGATCTAGACAGTTGCGCCGTCGTGCCGGAAGATATCGGAG TTGAAAGGTGGTCAATAGAGAAGACACGTGGACTTAGAGTTAACCCCAGCTGCAGTGAATCTCTCGACTTGAg GATGCTCGTGGGGACATGGAATGTTGGAGGAAAGGCAC CAAAGGAAGGCTTGAGCTTGAGGGATTGGCTCAATTCTCCGACCCCAATTGACATTTATGTACTTGG GTTCCAAGAAATCGTGCCTCTAAACGCAGGCAATGTGCTTGGGGCGGAGGACAGTGGGCCAGCTGCCCAATGGCTATCCCTCATCCACCAAGCGCTCAACACCGACGGCATCGGTTCTCCGACATCAAACAGCCAGCAGCAAGCACCCCAGAAGCCACGGCAGAGTTTCTCAGACTTGCTCGCTTTAGAAGACGACAATTGGAGTGGCGAAACCGGGATGTGCACGGCGGGTAATAAAGCAATGCGGCGGCGACAGTACTGCCTTGCAGCAAGCAAACAAATGGTGGGCATTTTCTTGTGCGTGTGGGTTGAAGCGGATCTTTATAAACACgtcttgaatttgaaaatctCCAGCGTTGGGAGAGGCGTGATGGGGTTCCTTGGCAACAAG GGATCTGTGTCTATCAGCATGACATTGCACGGAACAAGCTTTTGCTTTGTGTGCACACATTTGACCTCTGGGGAGAAGGAAGGGGATGAGTTGAAAAGAAACTCTGATGTGactgaaattttgaagaaaactcGGTTTTCACATTCTTGCAGAGCTACTTCTGAAGCTCATCCACTCCCTCCTGAGACCATATTGGATCATGA taaggTCATCTGGCTCGGGGATCTGAATTATCGGCTTTCGACAGGCTGCGGGGAAACATATGAGCTTCTTAGGAACAACGATTGGCAGGCACTTCTAGAGAAAGACCAG CTAAAGTTAGAGCAGAGGGCTGGTCGAGTGTTCAAAGGGTGGGAAGAAGGACGAATAGAGTTCGCTCCAACTTACAAATACATCACCAATTCAGACCATTACGTTGCATTGACCTCCAACTCCAAGCCATCCAAAGAGAAACGCCGCACTCCAGCTTG GTGCGATCGGATATTGTGGAGAGGGCTAGGAATGAAGCAGCTGTGGTATGTACGAGGGGAGTGCAGATTCTCAGATCACAGACCTGTTTACTCTCTGTTTTCAGTCCGAGTCGACTCGGCAGCCACCAACTCGATCAAACCGTCGATCGACGCCGCCTTGCCATCATTATGTGCAGCAGCCAAAATCCAAGCTGAAGAGCTGTTGCTCAAGGCGGAGACCATCGACACCTCCCTCCAGTAA
- the LOC111789960 gene encoding uncharacterized protein LOC111789960: MNSFNNTANFDNLLIQTLMGRLQIRPPNSNNNPLISQSLEDLLFDVANLSDDDNDENKTQLAKEESKLEKEIIRIILAGNSDSLKPNSGQAVTIGEHHICVGFDEEKDSGYRVWEWHGHIMLFDEENGYTPEYIYGNYFENLQGKVYRELRKLKEEEEKENEEEEDGNEEEEKVGELGLRELINGGDSSAGRILHRNVNASSQRF, translated from the exons ATGAACTCCTTCAACAACACTGcgaattttgacaaccttctCATTCAAACTCTGATGGGGAGGCTCCAAATCCGGCCCCCAAACAGCAACAACAATCCCCTTATCTCCCAATCCCTCGAAGACCTTCTCTTCGATGTCGCGAATCTCTCCGACGACGACAAcgatgagaacaaaacacagcTCGCCAAAGAGGAATCGAAGCTCGAGAAAGAGATTATTCGCATCATTCTCGCCGGAAATTCCGATTCATTAAAACCCAATTCCGGCCAAGCCGTCACGATCGGCGAGCACCACATATGTGTGGGGTTTGACGAGGAGAAGGACTCGGGTTATCGAGTTTGGGAATGGCACGGACACATTATGTTGTTTGATGAAGAAAACGGGTACACGCCGGAGTATATATATGGGAATTACTTCGAGAATCTCCAGGGGAAGGTCTACCGTGAGTTACGCAAActaaaggaggaagaagagaaggagaacgaagaggaagaagatggaaatgaagaagaggagaaggTGGGCGAATTGGGTCTTCGGGAGCTGATTAATGGCGGTGATTCGAGCGCCGGTCGGATTCTTCATCGTAATGTCAATGCCAGTTCTCAAAG GTTTTAG